One Papaver somniferum cultivar HN1 chromosome 10, ASM357369v1, whole genome shotgun sequence genomic window carries:
- the LOC113315699 gene encoding uncharacterized protein LOC113315699, with the protein MLQCPENVNLPDLQIWNNAAFDNNSSSIKEGSCCSLQKPNLGNGSKSLKLDSIKENITLLSCKSPVRSKSPLSVKPLHPNGALENSSQQKKPLKLLFKQGLLPQPPSPRISKTENDESKIYAEIESIEAEISRLSSKLESLRLEKAALKQKSKNSVVFQKELQKTSSLTANSRIRQRGFSLGPSEILGMRSQNTGKPEKTPIQSTLNRRKSCFFKLPEITEEKGLKLKGGKSYSLSPKSRLSKIQSSRQSLTTIGSKKSERIGNVNVSSIQPKKLFQEEAKSVTAKKPIKPGRVIASRYNQTPTTQSKEIRKMSLPGINKDVSKGLDNRRATMATNVYDAGFVRNQKTVNRTKTPLAIRNEALCDKNSEDFLRPSTLKIDDLLPRIRTLRCKNETPRNSGPAKKVIDLVGRKSYFGAEEINVESSIFQALSFDAEEDE; encoded by the coding sequence ATGCTTCAATGCCCAGAAAACGTTAACCTTCCTGATCTTCAAATATGGAACAACGCCGCTTTTGATAACAATTCATCATCCATTAAAGAGGGTTCATGTTGTTCTCTGCAAAAACCCAACTTAGGTAATGGATCAAAATCTTTGAAATTAGATTCTATCAAAGAAAATATCACTCTTTTATCCTGTAAATCTCCCGTTCGTAGTAAATCCCCCTTATCTGTAAAGCCACTTCATCCAAATGGTGCCCTAGAAAACTCATCTCAACAAAAGAAGCCGCTAAAACTTTTATTCAAACAAGGGCTTCTTCCGCAACCACCTTCCCcaagaatttccaaaacagaGAATGATGAGAGTAAAATCTATGCAGAGATTGAAAGCATTGAAGCCGAAATTAGTCGATTGTCATCCAAATTAGAATCGCTTCGGCTTGAAAAGGCAGCGCTGAAACAGAAATCAAAGAATTCTGTTGTTTTTCAGAAGGAATTGCAAAAGACTTCTTCTTTAACGGCTAATTCAAGAATCAGGCAACGAGGGTTTAGTCTTGGGCCATCAGAAATTTTGGGTATGAGATCACAGAATACAGGTAAACCAGAAAAAACTCCTATTCAATCTACACTAAATCGTCGAAAATCTTGTTTCTTTAAGCTTCCCGAAATTACTGAAGagaagggtttaaaattaaaggGAGGGAAGAGTTATAGTTTAAGCCCTAAATCACGATTATCCAAGATACAATCGTCTAGACAAAGTCTTACAACGATTGGGTCGAAGAAATCAGAGAGAATTGGTAATGTAAATGTTTCTAGTATCCAACCAAAGAAACTTTTCCAAGAAGAAGCAAAATCAGTTACAGCCAAAAAGCCAATAAAACCTGGAAGGGTTATTGCAAGTAGATATAATCAAACTCCAACAACACAGTCTAAAGAAATTCGCAAGATGTCGTTACCGGGAATCAACAAGGACGTCAGTAAGGGGCTTGACAATAGACGTGCTACTATGGCAACAAATGTGTATGATGCAGGCTTTGTAAGAAATCAGAAAACGGTGAACAGGACTAAAACCCCATTGGCAATTCGAAATGAGGCATTGTGTGACAAGAATTCAGAGGATTTCCTGCGACCGTCAACATTGAAAATcgatgatttgttaccaaggatcAGGACCCTTCGGTGCAAAAACGAGACCCCTCGGAATTCTGGACCTGCCAAGAAAGTTATCGATTTGGTAGGAAGAAAGTCATATTTTGGTGCTGAGGAGATTAATGTGGAGAGTTCAATTTTTCAGGCTCTGAGTTTTGATGCAGAAGAAGATGAATAG